From one Basilea psittacipulmonis DSM 24701 genomic stretch:
- a CDS encoding CgeB family protein, translated as MNIYLISDELTSCSLCLENNLTVKEFWFILQKKRPSMLFVESAWKGYKNRWKYKIASYPNHTNEKLIRLVEKSKDKGIPTVFWNKEDGVHFDRFIDSAKHFDHVFTVDENSISKYKAVMGENASINTLMFAVQPKIHSFSGFNFKYNSANFVGSYSRHIHDIRRKWQNSLFKNALESGLGLVVFDRNSNRKSQNYRYPNIDDIKIYPAISYYETSSIYKDYLVSLNVNTVIDSPTMFSRRLIEIMACGGIAVTTPSLSVNTLFNEYCHIVHSEEEMYDLFNRLKYGPTNSDLERARSAAEYVANNHTWRHRLKQIIDVVKLR; from the coding sequence ATGAATATTTATTTAATTAGTGATGAATTGACTAGCTGTTCACTTTGTTTAGAAAATAATCTTACGGTTAAAGAGTTTTGGTTCATATTACAGAAAAAAAGACCATCAATGCTATTTGTTGAATCTGCTTGGAAAGGTTATAAAAATCGTTGGAAATATAAAATAGCTTCTTACCCTAATCATACAAATGAAAAATTAATACGACTAGTAGAAAAATCAAAAGATAAAGGAATTCCTACTGTTTTTTGGAACAAAGAAGATGGTGTACATTTTGACAGATTCATTGATTCCGCAAAGCATTTTGATCATGTGTTTACGGTTGATGAAAATAGTATTTCAAAATATAAAGCAGTTATGGGAGAAAATGCTTCGATAAACACCTTGATGTTTGCGGTTCAACCTAAAATTCATTCATTTTCAGGATTCAATTTTAAATATAATAGTGCGAATTTTGTTGGTAGTTATAGTCGTCATATTCATGATATTAGAAGAAAATGGCAAAATAGTTTATTTAAGAATGCATTAGAAAGTGGTTTGGGATTAGTTGTATTTGATAGAAATTCAAATAGAAAATCACAAAATTATCGTTATCCGAATATTGATGATATAAAAATTTATCCTGCTATTAGTTATTATGAGACATCATCAATTTATAAAGATTATTTAGTATCTTTAAATGTTAATACTGTAATTGATTCACCTACGATGTTTTCTCGTCGATTGATAGAAATTATGGCCTGTGGTGGTATTGCAGTAACAACTCCATCATTGTCAGTTAATACCTTATTTAATGAATACTGCCATATCGTTCACTCCGAAGAAGAAATGTACGATTTGTTTAACAGATTGAAATATGGTCCGACAAATAGTGATTTAGAACGTGCTCGAAGTGCCGCTGAATATGTTGCTAATAATCATACTTGGAGACATAGATTAAAACAAATAATTGATGTTGTTAAATTGCGGTAG
- a CDS encoding capsular polysaccharide biosynthesis protein, translating to MINQYVITPLDVGLCKNRDYFSLFLDSNINIGLNIKNKILLGWGNKKSGKRARYFASYYQQSYALLEDGFLRSLDLGVNGDPPLSLVYDEVGIYYDTSRPSKLEQLILECDGQEDLSEAQRALSLIRRYRLSKYNHALDFPDDAKPKNRPVVLVVDQTFGDMAVRYGGASAETFDQMLTAAILENPHADIWLKVHPDVLSGKKRGYFSSLPQHPNITIISESYHPISLLEAVDKVYCVTSQMGFEALMLDKEVVTFGVPWYAGWGLTDDRHPLAVELAQSHRRAKRSCLQLFHAAYMQYARYLNPITHERGSVFDVIDYLHQKKRYNQRLAGDVYAVGLSLWKKAVIRPFLNFPACRLHFVSSLKKLSKKVLPSDAKLLVWGQGQSSLLDFAHEKHLSVIRMEDGFIRSVGLGSNLVAPLSLVIDDKGIYFNAQSTSRLEHILEHTVFTSDELIEAEKIQQALIDAQIGKYNVGQTGFQRPDTDQKVILVTGQVEDDASITYGSPKIKTNLALLETVRSLNPHDYVIYKPHPDVLSGNRVGHIETNEVLKYADLIVSDVNILDCIEQVDEIHTLTSLAGFEALIRGKKVCCYGLPFYAAWGLTHDYVLTDEIKTRRSKRLQLNELIAGTLLHYPLYLDPVTHQFSHASKVISYLRASKTSTVVKIQRLWITKQISKLKQITKMWWVNKRY from the coding sequence ATGATAAACCAATATGTTATTACGCCCTTGGATGTTGGGTTATGCAAAAATCGGGATTATTTTTCTCTTTTTTTAGATTCTAATATCAATATTGGATTAAATATAAAAAATAAAATTTTACTTGGCTGGGGAAATAAAAAAAGTGGAAAGCGTGCTAGATATTTTGCAAGCTATTATCAACAGTCTTATGCTTTATTAGAAGATGGTTTTTTGCGTTCGTTGGATTTGGGGGTAAACGGTGATCCGCCTTTGTCACTCGTTTATGATGAGGTAGGGATTTATTATGATACGTCTCGTCCATCAAAATTAGAGCAGTTGATTTTAGAGTGTGATGGCCAAGAAGATTTATCAGAGGCACAACGGGCTTTGTCTTTAATACGACGTTATCGTTTATCAAAATACAATCATGCCTTGGATTTTCCTGATGATGCAAAACCCAAGAATCGTCCTGTGGTACTCGTTGTGGATCAAACATTCGGTGATATGGCCGTTCGTTATGGGGGTGCGAGTGCCGAGACATTTGATCAAATGCTTACGGCTGCGATACTTGAAAATCCTCATGCGGATATTTGGTTAAAAGTGCATCCTGATGTATTAAGCGGTAAGAAACGTGGTTATTTTTCTTCTTTACCTCAGCATCCCAATATTACGATCATCAGTGAATCGTATCATCCGATTTCTTTATTAGAAGCGGTAGATAAGGTTTACTGTGTGACATCACAGATGGGTTTTGAAGCTTTGATGTTAGATAAAGAAGTGGTGACATTTGGTGTGCCATGGTATGCGGGATGGGGATTGACAGATGATCGTCATCCTCTTGCCGTTGAGTTGGCTCAATCTCATCGTCGTGCGAAACGTTCGTGCTTACAGTTATTCCATGCGGCGTATATGCAGTATGCTCGTTATTTAAATCCCATTACGCATGAACGAGGCAGTGTTTTTGATGTGATTGATTATTTGCATCAAAAGAAAAGATATAACCAGCGATTAGCAGGTGATGTGTATGCAGTTGGGTTGTCGTTATGGAAAAAAGCCGTTATCCGTCCGTTTTTAAATTTTCCAGCTTGTCGATTGCACTTTGTTTCTTCGTTAAAAAAATTAAGTAAAAAGGTGCTTCCATCGGATGCTAAGCTATTAGTCTGGGGACAAGGTCAGTCTTCATTATTAGACTTTGCTCATGAAAAACATCTGTCTGTTATTCGAATGGAAGATGGCTTTATTCGTTCGGTTGGATTGGGTTCTAATTTGGTGGCGCCTTTATCTTTAGTGATAGATGATAAAGGTATCTACTTTAATGCTCAGTCAACGTCACGGTTGGAGCATATTCTTGAACATACTGTTTTTACGTCAGATGAATTAATCGAGGCAGAAAAAATTCAACAGGCACTGATTGATGCACAGATTGGTAAATATAATGTGGGACAAACAGGTTTCCAGCGTCCAGATACGGATCAAAAAGTGATTTTAGTCACTGGTCAGGTAGAAGATGATGCATCGATTACTTATGGTTCACCAAAAATTAAAACGAATTTAGCTTTGCTTGAAACGGTGAGATCGCTGAATCCACATGATTACGTGATTTATAAACCGCACCCTGATGTACTGAGTGGTAATCGTGTTGGACATATCGAGACTAACGAAGTTTTAAAGTATGCTGATCTTATCGTGTCAGACGTTAATATTTTGGATTGTATTGAACAAGTCGATGAAATCCATACACTGACTTCTTTAGCGGGTTTTGAAGCTTTAATTCGAGGAAAGAAAGTGTGCTGTTATGGCTTGCCGTTTTATGCAGCTTGGGGGTTAACGCATGATTATGTGCTTACTGATGAGATAAAAACTCGACGAAGTAAACGATTGCAATTAAACGAACTCATTGCAGGAACCTTATTACATTATCCTTTGTATTTGGATCCTGTTACACATCAATTTAGTCATGCATCAAAAGTAATCTCGTATTTACGGGCATCTAAAACATCGACAGTCGTCAAAATTCAACGTTTATGGATAACGAAACAAATCAGCAAACTCAAACAAATAACAAAAATGTGGTGGGTAAATAAGAGATATTAA
- a CDS encoding capsule biosynthesis protein, protein MMHNLEKLLAQTQNVLLLQGPIGPFFKDLATYLSAQGKSVFKINLNAGDAYFYHGEQVFDYVGGLDGFEAFLNMFMEQHHIDSVICFGDHRPYHRIAKTWCQQYQRSFWVFEEGYFRPHYVTLEENGVNDDATTPRDSEFFLSQEFSEMKNPEPLASGFFPMARLAMQYYWHMNKGKEHYPYYQHHRDTNLFDYAKHWMISGVKRMCHYISEYPMTQWIKRGRLGDFYILPLQVRGDSQVKIHSNYDSVNDFLCEVLDSFVHHAPQHLKLIVKHHPMDRGFCSYRTIIQTYQDRYPELKGRLYYVYDIPMPVLLRQGKGMVTINSTSGLSALLHDMPVKVMGHANYDFQGITDQGSLNDFWNNPTPPNSVVFKAYRDYHLHTTQLNGSFYKKVSLAANKSDENK, encoded by the coding sequence ATGATGCATAATTTAGAAAAATTGCTCGCACAAACGCAGAATGTATTGTTATTGCAAGGTCCCATCGGTCCGTTTTTTAAAGACCTAGCGACTTATTTATCGGCTCAAGGTAAGTCTGTGTTCAAAATTAATTTGAATGCAGGAGATGCCTATTTTTATCACGGTGAACAGGTGTTTGATTATGTGGGTGGTCTTGATGGGTTTGAAGCATTTTTAAACATGTTTATGGAGCAACACCATATTGATAGCGTGATTTGTTTTGGTGATCATCGCCCTTATCATCGTATTGCTAAAACATGGTGTCAACAGTATCAACGCTCTTTTTGGGTGTTTGAAGAGGGTTATTTTAGACCGCATTATGTGACTTTAGAAGAAAATGGTGTGAATGATGATGCCACCACACCTCGTGATTCGGAATTTTTCTTATCACAAGAATTTTCTGAGATGAAAAATCCAGAACCGTTGGCTTCAGGCTTCTTTCCTATGGCAAGATTAGCGATGCAATACTACTGGCACATGAACAAAGGTAAAGAACATTATCCTTATTATCAACATCATCGTGATACGAATTTGTTTGATTATGCGAAACATTGGATGATCTCGGGTGTGAAGCGAATGTGTCACTATATCTCTGAATATCCTATGACTCAGTGGATTAAGCGTGGACGTTTGGGGGATTTTTATATTCTTCCGTTACAAGTGCGTGGTGATAGTCAAGTAAAAATTCACTCGAATTATGATAGTGTGAATGATTTTTTATGCGAAGTGTTAGATTCTTTTGTACACCATGCCCCCCAACACTTAAAACTGATCGTGAAACACCATCCCATGGATAGGGGATTTTGTAGTTATCGCACTATTATTCAAACATATCAGGATCGCTATCCAGAACTCAAAGGTCGCTTATATTATGTTTATGATATTCCCATGCCTGTTTTATTACGACAAGGCAAAGGCATGGTGACCATAAATAGCACGAGTGGTTTATCAGCTTTATTGCATGATATGCCTGTTAAAGTGATGGGACATGCGAATTATGATTTTCAAGGAATCACTGATCAAGGAAGTTTGAATGATTTTTGGAACAATCCAACACCGCCTAATTCAGTGGTTTTTAAAGCATATCGTGACTATCATTTACACACCACTCAATTAAACGGTAGTTTTTATAAGAAAGTGAGCTTGGCCGCTAATAAAAGTGATGAGAATAAATAA
- the aroE gene encoding shikimate dehydrogenase, protein MIHLAVMGNPIAHSRSPLLHQYFAKSAGIDVHYEKQLVALGEIESSITAFFQNGGKGCNITLPFKQDVYTFLNPKLTDRALLSGSVNTVFIQDNALYGDNTDGVGLVNDIKRQLGKTGLSGQRILIIGAGGATRGVIPSLLDEGITHLHIANRTVSKAASLIDYFSQHLEKWASKPTLSFSAINDAPPCDIIINASSSSLSQEALPLNPEVLQKASFAYDMLYTREGRTAFLDQCSCPKSDGLGMLIYQGLEAFSIWTGLHPSIHYAELEQLLRMDG, encoded by the coding sequence ATGATACATCTTGCCGTTATGGGTAACCCCATCGCACACAGTCGTTCACCTTTGCTACATCAGTATTTTGCCAAGTCTGCTGGTATCGATGTTCATTATGAAAAACAACTTGTTGCACTCGGGGAAATTGAATCGAGCATCACTGCATTTTTTCAAAACGGTGGCAAAGGCTGTAATATTACCCTGCCCTTTAAACAAGATGTCTATACATTTTTAAATCCTAAACTAACCGATCGTGCCTTATTATCAGGAAGCGTCAATACTGTTTTTATCCAAGATAACGCCTTATACGGCGACAATACAGACGGTGTGGGGTTGGTCAATGATATCAAACGTCAACTCGGAAAAACGGGCTTATCTGGTCAACGCATTCTTATTATTGGAGCAGGTGGCGCCACAAGAGGCGTAATTCCTAGCTTATTAGATGAGGGCATTACTCATCTTCATATCGCCAATCGTACTGTTTCAAAAGCGGCCAGCTTAATTGACTATTTTTCTCAACACTTAGAAAAATGGGCATCAAAGCCCACATTAAGTTTCAGTGCTATTAACGATGCACCGCCCTGCGATATTATCATCAACGCCAGTTCTAGCAGTCTAAGCCAAGAAGCCTTACCTTTGAATCCAGAAGTATTACAAAAAGCGAGCTTTGCTTACGATATGTTATATACCCGCGAAGGTCGCACTGCCTTTTTAGATCAATGCTCCTGCCCTAAAAGCGATGGATTAGGTATGTTGATTTACCAAGGTTTAGAAGCGTTTTCTATTTGGACAGGCCTACATCCCAGCATCCATTACGCTGAATTAGAACAGTTATTGAGAATGGATGGATGA
- a CDS encoding ribonuclease catalytic domain-containing protein gives MQVIYEDSGQIKLGTVISETESKVQIKTDSGKDAKIKRANIIFMHPQMPEQIFEQAQQLADAIDIPFLWECAPKEDFSVQDIAQEYYGQDGQNILYQVAIFLALRNHPIYFYKSSKTSFKPATKETIDLALQAIAKKQQQQALIETWANELIHDRVPDEIRQVAETFLDRPDKNSLEWKAFDLALEKTGRKLNRFLMRLNIYPHELALLKAQYLLPLFPQGKELPDIEIPKYEDLPASDRIAYSVDDPATTEIDDAFSVKAIGNNIYEFGIHIAAPALAVTPDSPLDKIARDRQSTLYLPGEKVYMQPEHLIDTFSLLAGRHNPAVSLYVTANIETGEILKTTSKIDTVFVETNFHTNVIAQSYTRETLADPNVSLPCDHVFRPIWQLTQHLQKKREDYRGRPEFNHRKEFTFSLDGSPENPDSTVILTPRWRDDPIDLMVAEMMILANSTWAKLLHEANVPAIYRSQEAGRTRTSTYANPHEGVGVPYYAWCTSPLRRYLDLINQMQLISVIKHGVSARLIAPFQQSKQLYGIIREFDERYALYAVAQGQFERFRALKYIQQNQVTQATATVLKDNIVRLDEIPLKMTLHDLPDLERRTHIQVALGEINFLDLSIQASYLNTLSDEQTFNDDEEDNL, from the coding sequence ATGCAAGTAATATACGAAGATAGTGGCCAAATCAAATTAGGCACGGTAATCAGCGAAACAGAAAGTAAAGTACAGATTAAGACAGACTCTGGCAAAGACGCTAAAATTAAGCGTGCCAATATTATTTTCATGCACCCACAAATGCCTGAACAGATTTTTGAACAGGCCCAACAACTTGCCGATGCTATTGACATTCCGTTTTTATGGGAATGTGCCCCTAAAGAAGATTTCTCCGTCCAAGACATCGCTCAAGAATATTACGGACAAGATGGACAAAACATTCTTTATCAAGTAGCGATATTTTTGGCCTTACGTAATCATCCTATTTATTTTTATAAGAGCAGTAAAACCTCTTTTAAACCTGCTACTAAAGAAACGATTGATTTGGCTTTACAGGCGATTGCTAAGAAACAGCAACAACAGGCACTCATCGAGACATGGGCGAATGAACTGATTCATGATCGTGTGCCTGATGAAATTCGTCAAGTCGCCGAAACGTTTTTAGATCGTCCCGATAAAAATAGTTTAGAGTGGAAAGCCTTTGATTTAGCACTTGAGAAAACAGGCAGAAAACTAAACCGTTTTCTCATGCGACTAAATATCTATCCTCATGAACTTGCCTTACTCAAGGCCCAATACCTATTGCCTTTATTTCCTCAAGGCAAAGAATTACCTGACATCGAGATTCCCAAATACGAAGATCTTCCTGCATCTGACAGAATTGCTTATTCAGTTGACGATCCCGCTACTACCGAAATCGATGATGCATTTTCAGTTAAAGCCATTGGAAATAATATTTATGAATTTGGCATTCACATTGCCGCACCTGCTTTAGCGGTCACACCTGATAGCCCATTAGATAAAATCGCCCGCGATCGACAATCCACACTTTATCTACCTGGCGAAAAAGTATATATGCAACCTGAGCATTTGATCGATACGTTTTCCTTATTAGCAGGCAGACACAACCCCGCGGTATCGCTTTATGTCACCGCCAATATCGAAACGGGAGAAATATTAAAGACTACTTCTAAGATAGACACTGTTTTTGTTGAAACGAATTTCCATACCAACGTTATCGCTCAATCCTACACACGTGAGACATTGGCCGATCCAAACGTATCCTTACCTTGCGATCACGTGTTCAGACCCATTTGGCAACTTACCCAACATCTTCAAAAGAAACGTGAAGACTACAGAGGACGACCTGAATTTAACCATCGAAAAGAATTTACATTCAGTTTAGACGGATCTCCTGAAAACCCTGATAGTACCGTCATCTTAACGCCTAGATGGCGCGATGATCCGATTGATTTAATGGTGGCGGAAATGATGATTTTGGCAAACAGTACATGGGCTAAGTTATTGCATGAAGCCAATGTACCTGCGATTTATCGTTCACAAGAAGCGGGACGAACACGCACCAGCACTTACGCTAACCCACACGAAGGTGTTGGTGTTCCTTATTATGCTTGGTGTACCTCCCCATTACGTCGTTATCTTGATCTCATTAACCAAATGCAACTCATCAGTGTGATTAAACATGGGGTGTCAGCAAGACTTATCGCACCGTTTCAGCAGTCTAAACAACTGTATGGCATCATTCGTGAGTTTGATGAACGTTATGCTTTATATGCCGTCGCACAGGGACAATTTGAACGTTTCAGGGCATTAAAGTATATTCAACAAAACCAAGTCACCCAAGCGACGGCCACGGTTTTAAAAGATAATATCGTTCGATTAGATGAGATTCCTTTGAAGATGACCTTGCATGATTTACCTGATTTAGAACGACGAACACACATTCAAGTGGCATTAGGTGAGATTAATTTTCTTGACTTGTCCATTCAAGCCAGTTATCTCAACACCTTGAGTGATGAACAAACGTTTAACGATGACGAAGAAGACAACCTATAA
- a CDS encoding YqiA/YcfP family alpha/beta fold hydrolase, with protein sequence MPIIYLHGFRSNHLSEKAVLTQTACLEHHIPFACPDLDAEPQQAIAQIQEIVTQKQWHWSDILLIGSSLGGFYARYLANEHGCRAVFVNPCVFATRDLSTQLHHKKAFNGVDDFIFKPHFLIQLQQLFVKTLHHPEQHLLFVGQSDEVLNWREMLWMNQGVNTIIKANDTHRFESYSNYLADIIKAYQNGFFTCK encoded by the coding sequence ATGCCGATTATTTATTTACACGGATTTCGTTCGAATCATCTTTCTGAAAAAGCGGTTCTTACACAGACGGCCTGCTTAGAACACCATATTCCTTTTGCCTGCCCTGACTTAGATGCTGAACCTCAACAAGCCATCGCACAAATCCAAGAAATCGTGACTCAGAAGCAGTGGCATTGGTCGGATATATTATTAATCGGCTCTTCATTAGGAGGCTTTTACGCACGCTATTTAGCGAATGAACACGGTTGTCGTGCCGTATTTGTCAATCCTTGTGTTTTTGCCACTCGTGATTTAAGCACCCAATTACATCACAAAAAAGCCTTTAATGGCGTAGATGACTTTATTTTCAAACCTCATTTTCTTATACAATTACAACAGCTTTTTGTGAAGACTTTACACCATCCAGAACAACATCTTTTATTCGTGGGACAAAGCGATGAGGTATTGAATTGGCGAGAAATGTTATGGATGAATCAAGGCGTAAACACCATTATCAAAGCTAATGATACCCACCGCTTTGAATCTTACTCAAATTATTTAGCAGACATTATAAAAGCATACCAAAACGGATTTTTTACATGCAAGTAA
- the mpl gene encoding UDP-N-acetylmuramate:L-alanyl-gamma-D-glutamyl-meso-diaminopimelate ligase: MHIHILGICGTFMGGLALIARAAGHKVTGCDLNVYPPMSTQLEEQGIQLIQGYGIEQLSLNPDLYIIGNAVTRGNPLMEEILDRQLPYTSGPQWLGEHILSHRHVLTVAGTHGKTTTSSLLAWILEYAGRSPSFLIGGVPENFKISARLSTDSLYFVIEADEYDTAFFDKRSKFIHYHGRTVILNNLEYDHADIFPNLEAIETQFHHMVRTIAREGYIIYPSQSASLHRVIERGCYSDKTTFGESGDWQIRDSSPDGSEFNIYHHDKKLGRVSWSLQGQHNQHNALAALIAAHRIGIDIAQAIEALSTFQGIKRRMELKGSIRHIDIYDDFAHHPTAIETTLNGLRAKFPERRIIAVVDPHSNTMKLGAMAEKLPSSLEAADMVFCFHETQGKHRLKWEPQEVFKHFNHPFYCSQHIDELVQMVASTAKEQDIILVMSNGGFGGFHEKLLQTLENQS; encoded by the coding sequence ATGCATATTCATATTTTAGGTATTTGCGGTACATTTATGGGCGGACTTGCTCTTATCGCTCGAGCGGCTGGACATAAAGTGACCGGATGTGATTTAAATGTCTATCCTCCCATGAGCACACAGTTAGAGGAACAAGGCATTCAGCTTATTCAAGGCTACGGAATCGAACAATTATCTTTGAACCCCGATTTATATATCATCGGTAATGCGGTCACACGTGGTAACCCTTTAATGGAAGAAATTCTGGATCGCCAATTACCTTACACCTCTGGCCCTCAGTGGTTAGGTGAGCATATTCTCAGTCATCGTCATGTACTGACCGTTGCAGGAACTCACGGCAAAACCACCACGAGTTCATTACTGGCTTGGATTCTAGAGTATGCGGGTCGATCGCCTAGTTTTTTAATTGGGGGCGTTCCTGAAAATTTTAAAATTTCGGCTCGTTTATCAACGGACAGCCTTTATTTTGTGATTGAGGCAGATGAATACGATACGGCATTCTTTGACAAACGTTCTAAATTTATTCACTATCATGGACGAACCGTTATTTTGAATAACCTAGAATATGATCATGCCGATATTTTCCCAAATTTAGAAGCGATCGAAACTCAGTTTCATCATATGGTAAGAACCATCGCACGAGAGGGATATATTATCTATCCAAGCCAAAGTGCTAGCTTACATCGCGTTATTGAGCGAGGTTGTTACTCTGATAAAACAACTTTTGGTGAATCAGGTGATTGGCAAATCCGTGACAGTAGCCCAGATGGTAGTGAATTTAATATTTACCACCATGATAAAAAACTAGGTCGTGTTAGCTGGTCATTGCAAGGACAACATAACCAGCACAATGCCTTAGCCGCTCTAATTGCCGCTCATCGCATTGGAATTGATATTGCACAAGCCATCGAGGCATTAAGCACGTTCCAAGGGATAAAACGACGCATGGAACTAAAAGGCAGTATTCGTCATATAGATATTTACGATGATTTTGCCCACCATCCTACTGCTATTGAAACAACCTTAAATGGCCTCAGAGCAAAGTTTCCCGAACGTCGCATTATTGCTGTCGTTGATCCGCATTCTAACACCATGAAACTCGGGGCAATGGCTGAAAAACTTCCCTCATCTTTAGAGGCTGCGGATATGGTCTTTTGCTTTCATGAAACACAAGGCAAACACCGCTTAAAATGGGAACCTCAAGAAGTCTTTAAGCATTTTAATCATCCATTTTATTGTTCACAACATATTGATGAACTCGTTCAGATGGTCGCCAGTACCGCAAAAGAACAAGACATTATCTTGGTCATGAGTAATGGAGGCTTTGGTGGATTTCACGAAAAACTATTACAGACACTTGAGAATCAGTCATAA
- the aroQ gene encoding type II 3-dehydroquinate dehydratase — MKRILVLNGPNLNMLGIREPGVYGSKTLADIETELHEQAKHLGVVCECYQSNHEGDLVERIHQAMGKIDFIIINAGAYTHTSIAIRDALSAVNIPFIEVHLSNVHAREPFRHHSYLSDKAVGVICGLGSMGYVSALNYIATDA, encoded by the coding sequence ATGAAACGAATTTTGGTACTAAATGGACCGAACCTAAATATGTTAGGCATACGTGAACCTGGTGTTTACGGCTCTAAAACATTAGCCGATATTGAAACTGAGTTGCACGAACAGGCTAAACATTTAGGGGTGGTTTGTGAATGTTACCAAAGTAACCACGAAGGCGATTTGGTCGAACGCATTCATCAAGCGATGGGCAAGATTGACTTTATTATTATCAATGCAGGGGCTTACACTCACACGAGCATTGCTATTCGCGATGCGTTAAGTGCGGTAAATATTCCTTTTATTGAAGTACATCTATCAAATGTACACGCAAGAGAACCTTTTCGTCATCATTCTTATTTGTCCGATAAGGCGGTGGGAGTGATTTGCGGTTTGGGTTCGATGGGATATGTGTCTGCATTGAATTACATAGCGACTGACGCTTAA
- the accB gene encoding acetyl-CoA carboxylase biotin carboxyl carrier protein: MDLRKLKTLIDLVADSNISELEINEGEDHRVRIVKNAPVTVAPSTTQFYQAPATQVVSAPAAAPAPAAAPAAPELSGHVVTAPMVGTFYRAPNPTAPAFVEVGTSVKEGQTLCIVEAMKLMNEIEADKSGVIKQILVENGEPVEYGQPLFVIA, translated from the coding sequence ATGGATTTACGAAAACTTAAAACATTAATTGATTTGGTGGCCGATTCTAATATCAGTGAATTAGAAATTAACGAAGGCGAAGATCACAGAGTTCGTATTGTGAAAAACGCACCGGTAACCGTGGCACCTAGCACCACTCAATTCTACCAAGCGCCTGCGACACAAGTGGTATCAGCACCCGCTGCGGCACCTGCTCCAGCAGCAGCACCTGCAGCACCTGAATTAAGTGGACATGTCGTAACGGCTCCTATGGTAGGTACTTTCTATCGTGCTCCTAACCCAACGGCTCCTGCTTTTGTTGAAGTGGGTACCAGTGTTAAAGAGGGGCAGACGCTATGTATCGTTGAAGCCATGAAGTTGATGAATGAGATTGAAGCAGATAAATCAGGCGTGATTAAACAAATTCTTGTTGAAAACGGTGAACCTGTCGAATACGGCCAACCTCTTTTTGTGATTGCATAA